Proteins encoded by one window of Burkholderia plantarii:
- a CDS encoding 3-deoxy-7-phosphoheptulonate synthase yields MESATSGRSSARRLPSPAEIAAACPTTARVRTVVENGRRAIVDCLEGSDGRLAVIVGPCSIHDPDAARDYAHKLAEQRQRLADDLEIVMRVYFEKPRTTTGWKGLINDPWLDGSHAVETGLGIARTLLRDVNEMGLPTATEFLDPLTHGYFSDLVSWGAVGARTTESQTHREVASSLAMPVGFKNGTDGNVRIAADAMISASRAHHHISIDSDGAICKNVSPGNPYAHIVLRGGRQPNYDAASVNATGSLLESENLRGRLFVDASHANSARKHRNQIAVCGNIGAQLADGSRYIAGVMIESNLMEGRQDLGNGKGLEYGKSVTDACLSWEDTVEVLSQLARSAGKRRKLARTEPSGLATA; encoded by the coding sequence ATGGAAAGCGCAACATCCGGCCGGTCGTCCGCGCGACGCCTGCCCTCGCCCGCGGAAATCGCCGCGGCCTGCCCCACCACGGCGCGCGTGCGCACCGTGGTGGAAAACGGCCGGCGCGCCATCGTCGACTGCCTCGAAGGCAGCGACGGCCGGCTCGCCGTGATCGTCGGTCCCTGCTCGATTCACGATCCCGATGCGGCGCGCGACTATGCGCACAAGCTCGCGGAGCAGCGCCAGCGCCTCGCCGACGATCTCGAGATCGTGATGCGCGTGTATTTCGAAAAGCCGCGTACCACCACCGGCTGGAAGGGCCTCATCAACGACCCCTGGCTCGACGGCAGCCACGCCGTGGAGACCGGGCTCGGCATCGCGCGCACGCTGCTGCGCGACGTCAACGAAATGGGGCTGCCGACCGCCACCGAGTTCCTCGATCCGCTCACGCACGGCTATTTCTCGGACCTCGTGAGCTGGGGCGCGGTGGGCGCGCGCACCACCGAATCGCAGACGCACCGCGAAGTGGCGTCGAGCCTCGCGATGCCGGTGGGCTTCAAGAACGGCACCGACGGCAACGTGCGCATCGCGGCCGACGCGATGATCAGCGCGTCGCGCGCGCACCATCACATCTCGATCGACAGCGACGGCGCGATCTGCAAGAACGTCTCGCCCGGCAACCCCTACGCGCACATCGTGCTGCGCGGCGGCAGGCAGCCGAACTACGACGCGGCCAGCGTCAACGCCACGGGCTCGCTGCTCGAGAGCGAGAACCTGCGCGGCCGGCTGTTCGTGGACGCGAGCCATGCCAACAGCGCGCGCAAGCATCGCAACCAGATCGCCGTGTGCGGCAACATCGGCGCCCAGCTGGCCGACGGCAGCCGCTACATCGCGGGCGTGATGATCGAATCGAACCTCATGGAAGGACGCCAGGACCTCGGCAACGGCAAGGGGCTCGAGTACGGCAAGAGCGTGACCGATGCCTGCCTGTCGTGGGAGGACACTGTGGAGGTGCTGTCCCAGCTTGCACGCTCGGCCGGCAAGCGCCGCAAGCTGGCGCGCACCGAGCCGAGCGGGCTCGCGACGGCCTGA
- the pheA gene encoding prephenate dehydratase, with protein MLSVSVADGGDHIDHWRDEIDRVDEQLVALINRRAGYSLAIGRVKARSGAATFQPERERQVVERLCSLNGGPLADGQVDAIWQAIMRASRELQTHGKIAFLGPAGTYSEDAVRAYFGEAAVPCPGASIDEVFARFVGGEVEFAVVPIENSTEGAVNRSVDLLLDTSAPIKGEVVIPVRHCLLSTGRSLSGVTRVFGHPQSLAQCRDWLERMLPGATRQEAPSNAEAARLAAAAPDSAAIAAAHAAAIYGLRVVAEDIQDHADNCTRFLVLGNAPTAATGFDRTTLAVYLDHQPGALADLLAPFGRRGVSVLWVDARPRRTKPWRYRFLLDVAGHRDDPQLAAALDELGTVAESCRVLGSYPRFDSAFVTVDALRPATTAGDLS; from the coding sequence GTGCTTTCTGTATCCGTGGCCGATGGCGGCGATCACATCGATCACTGGCGCGACGAGATCGATCGCGTCGACGAGCAACTGGTGGCGCTGATCAACCGGCGGGCCGGCTATTCGCTCGCGATCGGGCGCGTCAAGGCGCGCAGCGGCGCGGCGACGTTCCAGCCCGAGCGCGAGCGGCAGGTGGTGGAGCGGCTGTGCTCGCTGAACGGCGGGCCGCTCGCCGACGGGCAGGTGGACGCGATCTGGCAGGCGATCATGCGCGCCAGTCGCGAGTTGCAGACGCACGGCAAGATCGCGTTCCTCGGGCCGGCCGGCACCTATTCGGAGGACGCGGTGCGTGCCTACTTCGGCGAGGCGGCGGTGCCGTGCCCCGGCGCCTCGATCGACGAGGTGTTCGCCCGCTTCGTCGGCGGCGAGGTGGAGTTCGCCGTGGTGCCGATCGAGAACTCGACCGAGGGCGCCGTCAATCGCAGCGTCGATCTGCTGCTCGACACCAGCGCGCCGATCAAGGGCGAGGTGGTGATTCCGGTGCGGCATTGCCTGCTGTCCACCGGCCGCTCGCTGTCGGGCGTGACGCGCGTGTTCGGCCATCCGCAGTCGCTCGCGCAATGCCGCGACTGGCTCGAACGGATGCTGCCGGGCGCGACGCGGCAGGAGGCGCCGAGCAACGCCGAGGCCGCGCGGCTCGCGGCCGCCGCGCCGGACAGCGCGGCGATCGCCGCCGCGCATGCCGCCGCGATCTATGGTCTGCGTGTGGTGGCCGAGGACATCCAGGACCATGCCGACAACTGCACGCGCTTCCTGGTGCTCGGCAACGCGCCCACCGCGGCGACCGGCTTCGACCGCACCACGCTCGCGGTCTATCTCGACCACCAGCCCGGCGCGCTCGCCGACCTGCTCGCGCCGTTCGGGCGGCGCGGCGTGTCGGTGCTCTGGGTGGACGCGCGGCCGCGCCGCACCAAGCCGTGGCGCTACCGGTTCCTGCTCGACGTGGCCGGCCATCGCGACGATCCGCAGCTCGCCGCCGCGCTCGACGAACTCGGCACGGTGGCCGAATCGTGTCGCGTGCTCGGTTCCTATCCGCGCTTCGACAGCGCGTTCGTGACGGTGGACGCGCTGCGCCCGGCCACTACCGCGGGAGACCTGTCATGA
- a CDS encoding MFS transporter, translated as MSTRSTASATPAAGAARVGFAAFIGTTIEWYDFYIYSTASALVFSHAFFPASASALTGILGAFAAYGVGFFARPLGAVFAGHFGDRIGRKRVLVFSLVLMGIATVLTGLLPTYASAGLLATGLLVALRLLQGIATGAEWGGASLLSVEHAGERSRGLLGSFTQVGSAAGMLLASGTFLAVRAWLAPDAFAAWGWRLPFLFSVVLVAVGVFVRTRIREPEPFLAAQAEGRIRRLPVAEVFRHHRRALLVTIGLRLLQPAMYAIVTTYAISYLNLKRGGASSALGAVIIGSAFAIVATPLWAALSDRIGRRRPAVWAVAGISLLVWPFFWFLDHGDLRYLPVVFAIELALFDAAIYAPGAAWFAEQFPVEVRYSGISLGYQIGTLISGGLTPFVAAALLALGDGKPWLICAYISALGGLSLIAVLAAADPARRIARRAAVPAGRDAVADAR; from the coding sequence ATGTCCACCCGTTCCACGGCGTCGGCGACGCCTGCCGCCGGCGCCGCGCGCGTCGGCTTCGCCGCCTTCATCGGCACCACCATCGAGTGGTACGACTTCTACATCTACAGCACCGCCTCTGCGCTCGTCTTCAGCCACGCGTTCTTTCCCGCCTCGGCCAGCGCGCTGACCGGCATCCTCGGCGCGTTCGCGGCCTACGGCGTCGGCTTCTTCGCGCGGCCGCTCGGCGCCGTGTTCGCCGGCCACTTCGGCGACCGCATCGGGCGCAAGCGCGTGCTGGTGTTCTCGCTCGTGCTGATGGGCATCGCCACCGTGCTGACCGGGCTGCTGCCCACCTACGCCAGCGCGGGGCTGCTCGCCACCGGGCTGCTGGTGGCGCTGCGTCTGCTGCAGGGCATCGCGACCGGCGCCGAGTGGGGCGGGGCCTCGCTGCTGTCGGTCGAGCACGCGGGCGAGCGCTCGCGCGGGCTGCTCGGCTCGTTTACGCAAGTCGGCTCGGCCGCCGGCATGCTGCTCGCGTCGGGCACCTTCCTCGCCGTGCGCGCCTGGCTCGCGCCCGACGCGTTCGCGGCCTGGGGCTGGCGGCTACCGTTCCTGTTCAGCGTGGTGCTGGTGGCCGTCGGCGTGTTCGTGCGCACGCGGATTCGCGAGCCCGAGCCGTTCCTCGCGGCGCAGGCCGAAGGCCGGATCCGGCGGTTGCCGGTCGCCGAGGTGTTCCGGCATCATCGGCGTGCGTTGCTCGTGACGATCGGCCTGCGGCTCCTGCAGCCGGCCATGTACGCGATCGTCACGACCTATGCGATCAGCTATCTGAACCTGAAGCGCGGCGGCGCCTCGTCGGCGCTGGGCGCCGTGATCATCGGCTCGGCGTTCGCGATCGTCGCCACGCCGCTGTGGGCCGCGCTGTCCGACCGTATCGGCCGGCGCCGGCCGGCGGTATGGGCCGTGGCGGGCATCAGCCTGCTGGTCTGGCCGTTCTTCTGGTTCCTCGATCACGGCGACCTGCGTTATCTGCCCGTGGTGTTCGCGATCGAACTCGCGCTGTTCGACGCCGCGATCTACGCGCCCGGCGCGGCCTGGTTCGCCGAGCAGTTTCCGGTCGAGGTGCGCTACAGTGGGATCTCGCTCGGCTACCAGATCGGCACGCTGATCTCGGGCGGGCTCACGCCGTTCGTCGCGGCGGCGCTGCTGGCGCTCGGCGACGGCAAGCCATGGCTGATCTGCGCCTACATCAGCGCGCTCGGCGGGTTGAGCCTGATCGCGGTGCTGGCCGCGGCGGATCCGGCGCGCCGGATCGCGCGCCGCGCGGCCGTACCGGCCGGCCGCGATGCCGTCGCCGATGCGCGCTGA
- a CDS encoding LLM class flavin-dependent oxidoreductase, with product MPRQIRLNAFMMNCVAHLAPGQWTAPDDGSADYLDPAYWVGIARTLEAGLFDGLFLGDVIGVYDVFGNAPDAALRTAAQVPMNDPAVLIPLMAHATRHLGFGLTTSVAYEAPYLLARRFTTLDHLSGGRIAWNIVTSYLQSGARSLGDDALLAHDARYERADEFMEVCYRLWEGSWEDGARLRDRERGIYADPARIHAIRHEGAHFRSEGVFQCEPSPQRTPLLFQAGGSARGTRFAARHAECIFLGAPTRNGLRSSARAIRQALVDAGRAPDSARLFAMLTVIVDSTAERAQARYAACRERASHEGALALLSGWTGIDLARYRPDDTLAYVDTDAGQSALASFSKLDPDKVWTVRDATEFAAIGGRGAVVVGDAAQVADELQAIVDDTGIDGFNLAWVESPRTFEDVVRYLVPELQRRGAYKTRYETGTLREKLLGGGARLSAPHVGARFRAAGAD from the coding sequence ATGCCTCGCCAAATCCGCCTGAACGCCTTCATGATGAACTGCGTGGCGCATCTCGCGCCGGGCCAGTGGACCGCGCCGGACGACGGCTCGGCCGATTACCTCGACCCCGCGTACTGGGTCGGGATCGCCCGCACGCTCGAGGCGGGCCTGTTCGACGGACTGTTCCTCGGCGACGTGATCGGCGTCTACGACGTGTTCGGTAACGCACCGGACGCGGCGCTGCGCACCGCCGCGCAGGTGCCGATGAACGATCCGGCCGTGCTGATCCCGCTGATGGCGCATGCCACGCGCCATCTCGGCTTCGGCCTCACGACCTCGGTGGCCTACGAAGCGCCCTATCTGCTGGCCCGGCGCTTCACCACGCTCGACCACCTGAGCGGCGGGCGCATCGCCTGGAACATCGTGACCTCGTACCTGCAGAGCGGCGCGCGCAGCCTCGGCGACGACGCGCTGCTCGCGCACGACGCGCGCTACGAGCGCGCCGACGAGTTCATGGAGGTCTGCTACCGGCTCTGGGAAGGCAGCTGGGAGGACGGCGCGCGGCTGCGCGATCGCGAGCGCGGCATCTATGCCGACCCGGCGCGCATCCACGCGATCCGGCACGAAGGCGCGCACTTTCGCAGCGAGGGCGTGTTCCAGTGCGAGCCGTCGCCGCAGCGCACGCCGCTGCTGTTCCAGGCGGGCGGCTCGGCGCGCGGCACGCGTTTCGCGGCCCGGCACGCCGAATGCATCTTCCTCGGCGCGCCGACGCGCAACGGCCTGCGCAGCTCGGCGCGGGCGATCCGGCAGGCGCTCGTCGACGCGGGCCGCGCGCCCGACAGCGCGCGGCTGTTCGCGATGCTGACGGTGATCGTCGACTCGACCGCCGAACGCGCACAGGCCCGCTACGCGGCCTGTCGCGAGCGCGCCAGCCACGAGGGCGCGCTCGCGCTGCTGTCGGGCTGGACCGGCATCGACCTCGCGCGCTATCGCCCTGACGACACGCTCGCCTATGTCGATACCGACGCGGGCCAGTCGGCGCTGGCCTCGTTCAGCAAGCTCGATCCGGACAAGGTATGGACCGTGCGCGACGCGACGGAATTCGCCGCGATCGGCGGGCGCGGCGCGGTGGTGGTCGGCGACGCGGCACAGGTGGCCGACGAACTGCAGGCGATCGTGGACGACACCGGCATCGACGGCTTCAATCTGGCGTGGGTGGAGTCGCCGCGCACGTTCGAGGACGTGGTGCGTTACCTGGTGCCCGAACTGCAGCGGCGCGGCGCCTACAAGACGCGCTACGAGACGGGCACGTTGCGGGAGAAACTGCTGGGCGGCGGCGCCCGCTTGAGCGCGCCGCACGTGGGCGCGCGCTTTCGGGCGGCCGGCGCGGATTGA
- a CDS encoding autoinducer binding domain-containing protein, with translation MKMDSWREDVMLQLERATDAAHAFSIIAKIVANLGFEYCAFGMRIPIPLSRMPVYMHNNYPMQWQLNYREQSLLRLDPTVDRGMRSTLPFLWPALSAHGGAFWEQAWSYGLRHGWVQSARDPSGAMGMFSFARSHTAIDRLELDAKESRLEWLSQISHATMARLLLPHTLPEVHHQLNAREREVLLWSAEGKTSVEIATILNLAESTVNYHVANAVKKLRASNKMHAVAKAAILGLLFSDVAVVNPLVERDAPSREPAPGHARAACLVTEDDRS, from the coding sequence ATGAAGATGGACAGCTGGCGAGAAGATGTGATGTTGCAGCTCGAGCGCGCAACGGATGCCGCGCACGCGTTTTCCATTATTGCGAAAATTGTCGCAAATCTGGGATTTGAATATTGTGCGTTCGGCATGCGAATTCCCATTCCGCTTTCGCGGATGCCGGTATATATGCATAACAATTATCCGATGCAATGGCAGCTCAACTATCGCGAGCAATCGCTGCTGCGGCTCGATCCCACCGTCGATCGCGGCATGCGCTCGACGCTGCCGTTCCTGTGGCCCGCGCTGTCGGCGCACGGCGGCGCGTTCTGGGAGCAGGCCTGGTCCTACGGGCTGCGGCATGGCTGGGTGCAGTCGGCGCGCGATCCGTCGGGCGCGATGGGCATGTTCAGCTTCGCGCGCAGCCATACCGCGATCGACCGGCTCGAACTCGACGCGAAGGAATCGCGCCTCGAATGGCTCTCGCAGATCTCGCACGCGACGATGGCCAGGCTGCTGCTGCCGCATACGCTGCCGGAGGTCCATCACCAGCTCAACGCGCGCGAGCGCGAGGTGCTGCTATGGAGCGCGGAAGGCAAGACCTCGGTGGAAATCGCCACGATCCTGAATCTGGCGGAAAGCACGGTGAACTACCACGTCGCGAACGCGGTGAAGAAGCTGCGCGCCTCGAACAAGATGCACGCGGTGGCGAAGGCCGCGATCCTCGGGCTGCTGTTCAGCGACGTCGCGGTGGTCAATCCGCTCGTCGAGCGCGACGCGCCCTCGCGCGAGCCCGCGCCGGGTCATGCGCGCGCGGCCTGCCTCGTGACCGAAGACGACAGGAGCTGA
- a CDS encoding acyl-CoA thioesterase → MSKRHYETPIVVKYRDTDSMGHVSSPVYYDYLQHSYLSYMFDLLDLPKSEKLPHIMVKTQCEYVTPALFGDKLTVKSSVIKFGTKSFEIEHLMERDDKTIVARGLSTHVMFDYETNKTTPVPEEFKQKIIGYQGEV, encoded by the coding sequence ATGAGCAAGCGCCATTACGAAACGCCCATCGTCGTCAAATACCGTGACACCGACTCGATGGGGCACGTGAGCAGCCCGGTCTACTACGACTATCTTCAGCATTCCTACCTGAGCTACATGTTCGACCTGCTCGACCTGCCGAAGAGCGAGAAGCTGCCGCACATCATGGTCAAGACGCAGTGCGAGTACGTCACGCCCGCGCTGTTCGGCGACAAGCTGACGGTCAAGTCGAGCGTCATCAAGTTCGGCACCAAGAGCTTCGAGATCGAGCACCTGATGGAGCGCGACGACAAGACGATCGTGGCGCGCGGCCTGTCCACCCACGTCATGTTCGACTACGAGACCAACAAGACCACGCCGGTGCCCGAGGAATTCAAGCAGAAGATCATCGGCTACCAGGGCGAAGTCTGA
- a CDS encoding acyl-CoA dehydrogenase family protein, giving the protein MQLGWNDEERELHDRYRKLGAEIAQARQGAAIDAFDHDGWRKLKDAGLWRIAIPQAFGGDERGWWAFTAALEGLASGIRTPALVLSVIAQAGLIRAMTGYGSPAQREKYFGALLRGELGVTAIAEPTTGTDVRSIGTVLEPQGDGYVLSGDKFNIAHAPVADFSLVVAKLTGAAREGVTLVMLDKDAPGIHAGPPDTKFGNRALPTGPIRYENTPVSREQILGEPGRGLQQLIDIISLGRLYYGLVSAAIAEPYVEEALDYVAARTSFGEPVAAHQYVQKRVVDARIGIERTRWLAYAALDQLLNRRDGSVMLCSIAKLVGANDLIDTAISLVRLRGSTGYHEGELAVLARDALGFASVGGTEEMHRKNIFNQMQRLHARANGAARA; this is encoded by the coding sequence ATGCAACTGGGATGGAACGACGAGGAGCGGGAGCTGCACGACCGCTACCGCAAGCTGGGCGCGGAGATCGCGCAGGCCCGCCAGGGCGCCGCGATCGACGCGTTCGATCACGACGGCTGGCGCAAGCTGAAGGACGCCGGCCTCTGGCGCATCGCGATTCCGCAGGCGTTCGGCGGCGACGAACGCGGCTGGTGGGCGTTCACGGCCGCGCTGGAAGGGCTGGCGAGCGGCATCCGCACGCCGGCGCTGGTGCTCTCCGTGATCGCGCAGGCCGGGCTGATCCGCGCCATGACCGGATACGGCAGCCCCGCGCAGCGCGAGAAGTATTTCGGTGCGCTGCTGCGCGGCGAACTCGGCGTGACCGCGATCGCCGAGCCCACCACCGGCACCGACGTGCGCAGCATCGGCACCGTGCTGGAACCGCAAGGTGACGGCTACGTGCTGTCCGGCGACAAGTTCAACATCGCCCACGCGCCGGTGGCCGACTTCTCGCTGGTGGTGGCCAAGCTGACCGGCGCGGCGCGCGAGGGCGTCACGCTGGTGATGCTCGACAAGGACGCGCCGGGCATCCACGCCGGCCCGCCCGACACGAAGTTCGGCAATCGCGCGCTGCCCACCGGCCCGATCCGCTACGAGAACACGCCGGTGAGCCGCGAGCAGATCCTCGGCGAGCCGGGTCGCGGCCTGCAGCAGCTGATCGACATCATCTCGCTCGGACGGCTCTATTACGGCCTGGTCAGCGCCGCGATCGCCGAGCCCTACGTCGAGGAGGCGCTCGACTACGTGGCCGCGCGCACCAGCTTCGGCGAACCGGTGGCGGCGCACCAGTACGTGCAGAAGCGCGTGGTGGACGCGCGCATCGGCATCGAGCGCACGCGCTGGCTCGCCTACGCCGCGCTCGACCAGCTGCTGAACCGGCGCGACGGCAGCGTGATGCTCTGCTCGATCGCGAAGCTGGTGGGCGCCAACGACCTGATCGACACGGCGATCAGCCTGGTGCGGCTGCGCGGCAGCACCGGCTATCACGAGGGCGAGCTGGCGGTGCTGGCGCGCGACGCGCTCGGCTTCGCGAGCGTGGGCGGCACCGAGGAGATGCATCGCAAGAACATCTTCAACCAGATGCAGCGGCTGCATGCGCGCGCAAACGGAGCGGCGCGCGCCTAG
- a CDS encoding shikimate kinase: MSAATPPAGASASAGLDRGIFLVGMMGAGKTTIGQCIGSLLGGEFLDADWELERRTGRTIEALFGEGEAAFRLREAELLDELTRRSGIVLATGGGAVLRADNRAALGGRGFVVYLHAAPARLWERARVQGGRPLLRVADPLQRLTELYAQRDPLYRECADLVLETAGATPMELADLVVASIARVVEEMGLAGPGAA; this comes from the coding sequence GTGAGCGCGGCGACGCCACCGGCCGGCGCGTCCGCGAGCGCCGGCCTCGATCGCGGGATCTTCCTGGTCGGCATGATGGGGGCCGGCAAGACCACCATCGGCCAGTGCATCGGCAGCCTGCTCGGCGGCGAGTTTCTCGATGCCGACTGGGAGCTGGAGCGGCGTACGGGCAGGACCATCGAGGCGCTGTTCGGCGAGGGCGAGGCGGCGTTCCGGCTGCGCGAGGCCGAACTGCTCGACGAACTCACGCGGCGCAGCGGCATCGTGCTGGCCACGGGCGGCGGCGCCGTGCTGCGTGCCGACAATCGCGCGGCCCTGGGCGGGCGCGGCTTCGTGGTCTACCTGCACGCGGCGCCCGCGCGGCTGTGGGAGCGCGCGCGCGTGCAGGGCGGGCGGCCGCTGCTGCGCGTCGCCGATCCGCTGCAGCGGCTCACCGAGCTGTACGCGCAGCGCGATCCGCTGTATCGCGAGTGCGCGGATCTGGTGCTGGAGACGGCCGGCGCGACGCCGATGGAACTGGCCGACCTGGTGGTGGCCTCGATCGCGCGCGTGGTGGAGGAGATGGGGCTGGCCGGGCCCGGCGCGGCGTAG
- a CDS encoding acetyltransferase: MNVTTSDDCTGIAANHPFAKHFIVFTYRDGAYSTIPNNFFKNWLDEEATAGTFHIGRGSGLGVGSVAKYDLDQQALRIGKFVAGGLRLRFLLNGQHDIKTISTCMFSVFGDGLLNTPQPQYGDTVVHNDVWIGDETMVLGGSEIESGCVIGARSVIPPNFRTEPYGIYVGSPARLVRFRFPERVRESLLELAWWDMPLQWIKANNEAFMVDLTEDEGRALEVLAELKRAKAGAQKAGQ, encoded by the coding sequence ATGAACGTAACCACATCGGACGATTGCACGGGGATCGCGGCCAATCACCCGTTCGCCAAACACTTCATCGTGTTCACCTATCGGGATGGCGCGTACTCGACGATTCCGAACAACTTCTTCAAGAACTGGCTCGACGAGGAAGCCACGGCGGGCACCTTCCACATCGGCCGCGGCTCGGGCCTCGGGGTCGGCTCGGTCGCCAAGTACGATCTCGACCAGCAGGCGCTGCGGATCGGCAAGTTCGTGGCCGGCGGCCTGCGCCTGCGCTTCCTGCTCAACGGCCAGCACGACATCAAGACGATCTCGACCTGCATGTTCAGCGTGTTCGGCGACGGGCTGCTGAACACGCCCCAGCCGCAGTACGGCGACACCGTTGTCCACAACGACGTGTGGATCGGCGACGAGACGATGGTGCTCGGGGGCAGCGAGATCGAGAGCGGCTGCGTGATCGGCGCGCGGTCGGTGATTCCGCCGAATTTCCGCACCGAGCCCTACGGCATCTATGTTGGCTCGCCGGCGCGGCTGGTGCGGTTCCGGTTCCCGGAGCGCGTGCGCGAGAGCCTGCTCGAACTGGCGTGGTGGGACATGCCGCTGCAATGGATCAAGGCCAACAACGAGGCGTTCATGGTCGACCTGACCGAGGACGAGGGCAGGGCGCTCGAAGTGCTGGCCGAGCTGAAGCGGGCCAAGGCTGGCGCGCAGAAGGCCGGGCAGTAG
- a CDS encoding efflux transporter outer membrane subunit, giving the protein MRTAITLLCGACALLAGCSVGPDFQRPVAALPASWTGDAAAAPVGAPAASTTASATAAHDADDAEAPVASRPVPGPLYVDWWRQFGDPELSSLIARASAGNLDVEAAGARVAAARAARRVTGAEALPALNGSAAYQHARSSQNGLIDVSGLNGKSDYNLWQPGLDVSWELDLWGRVRRRIEAADASLQAAEDWRRAVLLSMLAETAGSYVRLRGVQAQQDIVRRNLDTARDNARLTRIRLRDGVATQLDLAEADAQVKTIEARLPPLEHERARLVNALSLLLGAPPRMLEAELRQAAPLPPVPPAVPVGLPSELVERRPDIREAEATLHAATAQIGVAVGDFYPRVTLSANLDLQAMHFGDLDSWSSRAFGVGPAISIPLFEGGRLKGQLAVRNAEQQAAAIGYRRAVLNAWHEVDDAMSAYRTSQQQHDMLAEAVEQNRLALDNARRQYLAGATDFLNVLTVQQNLLGTQQALAVSRTDVLVSLIGLFKALGGGWQTTFPAADARAGAAGMPAAASGADANAGRRAGTSLTGGAPAPRAG; this is encoded by the coding sequence ATGAGGACCGCGATCACGCTGCTGTGCGGCGCCTGCGCGTTGCTGGCCGGCTGTTCCGTCGGCCCCGATTTCCAGCGCCCGGTGGCGGCGCTGCCCGCGAGCTGGACCGGCGACGCAGCGGCCGCGCCGGTTGGCGCCCCGGCCGCTTCGACCACGGCTTCGGCCACGGCCGCGCACGATGCGGATGACGCGGAGGCGCCGGTGGCGAGCCGCCCGGTGCCCGGTCCGCTCTACGTCGACTGGTGGCGGCAGTTCGGCGACCCCGAGCTGAGCTCGCTGATCGCGCGCGCGAGCGCGGGCAACCTCGACGTCGAGGCGGCCGGCGCGCGCGTGGCCGCGGCGCGTGCCGCGCGCCGCGTGACGGGCGCCGAGGCGCTGCCCGCGCTGAACGGCAGCGCCGCGTACCAGCACGCGCGCTCGAGCCAGAACGGGCTGATCGACGTGTCGGGCCTGAACGGCAAGAGCGACTACAACCTCTGGCAGCCCGGCCTCGACGTGTCGTGGGAGCTCGACCTGTGGGGCCGCGTGCGGCGCCGGATCGAGGCCGCCGACGCGTCGCTGCAGGCCGCCGAGGACTGGCGGCGCGCCGTGCTGCTGTCGATGCTGGCCGAGACCGCGGGCAGCTACGTGCGCCTGCGCGGCGTGCAGGCGCAGCAGGACATCGTGCGGCGCAATCTCGACACCGCGCGCGACAACGCGCGGCTCACGCGGATCCGCCTGCGCGACGGCGTGGCGACGCAGCTGGACCTCGCCGAGGCCGACGCGCAGGTGAAGACCATCGAGGCGCGCCTGCCGCCGCTCGAACACGAACGCGCGCGGCTCGTGAACGCGCTGAGCCTGCTGCTCGGCGCGCCGCCGCGCATGCTCGAGGCGGAACTGCGGCAGGCCGCGCCGCTGCCGCCCGTGCCGCCGGCGGTGCCGGTGGGGCTGCCGTCGGAACTTGTCGAGCGGCGCCCCGACATCCGCGAGGCCGAGGCGACGCTGCACGCGGCCACGGCGCAGATCGGCGTGGCGGTGGGCGACTTCTATCCGCGCGTGACGCTGTCGGCGAACCTCGATCTGCAGGCCATGCACTTCGGCGATCTCGACAGCTGGAGTTCGCGCGCGTTCGGGGTGGGACCGGCCATCAGCATCCCGCTGTTCGAGGGCGGCAGGCTCAAGGGCCAGCTCGCGGTGCGCAACGCCGAGCAGCAGGCGGCCGCGATCGGCTACCGGCGCGCCGTGCTGAACGCGTGGCACGAAGTGGACGACGCGATGAGCGCCTACCGCACCAGCCAGCAGCAGCACGACATGCTCGCCGAGGCGGTCGAGCAGAACCGCCTCGCGCTCGACAACGCGCGTCGCCAGTACCTGGCCGGCGCCACCGATTTCCTGAACGTGCTGACGGTGCAGCAGAACCTGCTCGGCACGCAGCAGGCGCTGGCCGTGAGCCGCACCGACGTGCTGGTGTCGCTGATCGGCCTGTTCAAGGCGCTCGGCGGCGGCTGGCAGACCACCTTCCCGGCCGCCGATGCTCGGGCCGGCGCGGCCGGCATGCCGGCGGCCGCCTCCGGCGCCGACGCGAACGCAGGCCGCCGCGCCGGCACCTCGCTGACGGGCGGCGCGCCCGCGCCCCGCGCCGGCTGA